In Burkholderiaceae bacterium DAT-1, the genomic stretch AAGGCTAACGCCAAGGATCACCACAGCCGTCGTGGTCTGCTGAAGATGGTTAGCCGTCGTCGCAAGCTGCTTGATTACTTCAAGCGCACTAACCTGGATGGCTACCGTGCTCTGATCGCCAAGCTGGGTCTGCGCAAGTAAGCGCTTCAAGAAAAGGTCGCGGGAAACCGCGACCTTTTTGTTTATTGGGGCAGCAAGTTGTACCAATCTGTTTACACTGCCTTGATCTTTTTGCATCACCCCGAATTCTCCGATTGCCGATGTTAATTCGCGCAGTCTATTGTTTTCATCGCATCCAGTTGCTTTATGCAACGATCGCACGCCGTCCTCGAACAGGCTTCAGCCGTCGACGGGTGTGGCAGGTTGGCTGAGGCCCCGGCGTCCCCGTCATGCGGAGGAGATCAGCGCGCCGGAGGGAATTGCATCGTTGCTCGCTGACAGCGATGAGCGTGAATAAGGAACCTCTCGTGTTCAATCGCATTACAAAATCGTTTGCATATGGCAAGCACACTGTCACCCTCGAAACAGGTGAAATCGCCCGCCAGGCATCTGGCGCAGTCAAGGTGTCGATGGATGACACCGTTGTTCTGGTGTCCGTAGTGGGTGCCAAGAAGGTCAAGCCGGGTCAGGACTTCTTCCCGCTGACCGTTGATTACATGGAACGTACCTATGCCGCCGGCAAGATCCCGGGTGGCTTTTTCAAGCGCGAAGGCCGTCCTTCCGAAAAGGAAATCCTGACCTCCCGCCTGATCGATCGTCCGATCCGTCCGCTGTTCCCGGAAGGTTTCTACAACGAAATTCAAATCGTTGCGACCGTGATGTCTGTTGATCCGGAAATCGATCCGGATATCCCCGCCATGATCGGTGCATCCGCCGCACTGGCTATCTCCGGCGTACCATTCCAGGGCCCGATCGGCGCCGCGCGCGTGGCGTATGTGGACGGTCAGTACATCCTGAACCCGACCGGTACCGAGCTGAAGAGCTCGCAACTGGATCTGGTGGTGGCAGGTACCGAACAAGCCGTGCTGATGGTTGAATCCGAGGCGAAGGAATTGTCCGAAGCTGTGATGCTGGGTGCCGTCGTGTTCGGCCACGAGCAGATGCAAGCTGCGATCAAGGCCATCAACGAACTGGCCGACGAAGTGAATCCCGAAATGTGGGAATTCGAACCGCCTGCAACCGATGCCGAACTGGAAGCCCAGATTCAGGCTGCTGGTGGCGAAGACATCGCTCAAGCCTTCCGTATCCCGCAAAAGCAGCAACGTACAGCCAAGCTGAATGAAGCCTGGGCCAAGGTTGAAGCTGCGCTGATTACTGAAGAAACCGATACCCTGCGCGCTAACCAGATCAAGGATATCTTCCACAATATGGAAGCCAAGATCGTGCGTAACCAGATTCTGGACGGTTATCCGCGTATTGACGGTCGCGACACCCGCACCGTGCGTCCGATTGAAATCCGTACTGGCGTCCTCCCGCGCACCCACGGTTCCGTGCTGTTCACCCGTGGTGAAACCCAGGCACTGGTTGTGGCTACACTGGGCACCAAGATGGACGAGCAGATCATCGACGCGCTGGCTGGCGAATACAGCGAACGCTTCATGCTGCACTACAACTTCCCGCCGTACTCCACCGGTGAAACTGGCCGCGTCGGTTCGCCGAAGCGCCGTGAAATCGGTCACGGTCGTCTGGCCAAGCGTGCACTGGTGGCCGTGCTGCCGAAGCAGGAAGATTTCTCCTACTCCATGCGCGTGGTGTCGGAAATCACCGAATCCAATGGCTCGTCCTCGATGGCGTCCGTATGCGGTGGCTGTCTGTCTCTGATGGATGCTGGCGTGCCGCTGAAGGCGCATGTGGCCGGTATCGCCATGGGTCTGATCAAGGAAGGTAACCGCTTTGCCGTGCTGTCCGATATCCTGGGTGATGAAGATCACCTCGGCGATATGGACTTCAAGGTGGCCGGTACCGAAAATGGTGTGACCGCGCTGCAGATGGATATCAAGATCAATGGCATCACCAAGGAAATCATGAAGGTGGCGCTGGATCAGGCGAAGGAAGGCCGTATCCACATACTGGGCAAGATGAAGGGTGCAATGGGCGAAGCCCGTGCTGAAGTCAGCCAGCATGCTCCGCGTCTGTACACCATGAAGATCAATCCGGAAAAGATCCGTGACGTGATCGGCAAGGGTGGTTCGGTGATCCGCGCGCTGACCGAAGAAACCGGTACCCAGATCGATATCCAGGAAGACGGTACGATTACCATCGCTTCCGTATCGTCCGAAGGTGCGGATGAAGCCAAGCGTCGCATCGAGCAGATCACAGCCGAGATCGAAATCGGCAAGATCTACGAAGGCCCGGTCGTGAAGATTCTCGACAAGAACGTCGGTGCGATCGTCCAGATCATGCCGGGTCGCGATGGTCTGGTGCACGTGTCGCAAATTGCGAACGAGCGTGTTAACAATGTGGCTGACTACCTCAAGGAAGGCCAGATTGTGCGCGTGAAGGCACTGGAGCAAGACGAAAAGGGCCGTGTGCGCCTGTCGATCAAGGCTGCGCTGGCTGACGAAGCCGCTGCTCAGGCTGCACCAGCAGCCGAGTAATCCTCTGCTGCCTGTGTAAATAGAAACGCCACGCAATGCGTGGCGTTTTCCTTTGTGGATTTGCTAAGGCATCGTCAAATCAGAAGACTGCATCAATGCCTGCCTGACGCATATAGTCGAGCAGGGCGCGATCGACGCCTGTACGAGCCATCAATGCGGGATCACTCTCCCAGGCAGCACGTAAACGCTGCCGTGTGACAGGATCAGTTCCTGCTGCACGTTCAGTCAGCGCCTCCCATTGCCGGGCAATCGCTTGAACTTCAGGATGATCGACTGCTAAGCCCTGCGACAGCAGTGTGCGTGCACGCTGAATCACGGGTAGCCACTCATTGCCCATTGTTCCGAAATGCTGACGCATGGTCTGCATGTCTGATTCACTCAGGAACTGCGAATATAGCTCCAGCCTGATGGTGGCCAGTGAGTGCGCCATATAGCGCATCATATCTGGCTCAATACCGGTTGCTGCTTGTACTGGCTTTTCATTCATCATCATATTGGCCGATTTGACCATCAGGGATGGATTCGCACCGGTAAATGACTGAACAAAGTGAAGCCAGGTGCGAGCGGCAGTTTGCACGTCTGGATGCGCAGGTGGAAGGTCGGCCTTCATATAGCCGGATACCCGGTTAATCAGTTCGGGCCAGGCGGCCTCGGTGCGTGCAACCTCAGGCTGATCGCGCCGTGCATGTAGCTCAGCTTGCTCTTCCGTGGTGAAATACTTGTCGTACATGGTCATCATCCCCAGTGTCTTAAGCCAGTCAGCGAGGGAAGGCGAATCGCCGCGATCAAGCTGCTGATGCAGCTGAACTAGCCTGTCTCTGAGCGAGATCGCATTCTGGATCTGTGAATTCAGGCCTGCGATCTGTTGCTGAATCAGTGCTGGAAGCGAATCACCCGATCCCTCGAGTGTCGTGCGGATATCATCCAGACTCAGGCCTAGCCGCTTGAGTGCCAGTATTTTGTAAAGCCTGGACACATCATGAGCGCTGTAGAGCCTGTAGCCGTTATCCGCGCGTATGGAGGGGGAGAGCAAGCCCACTTGGTCGTAATGATGCAGGGTGCGAACGGTGAGTCCCGTTTGCTTTGCTAGTTCGCCCACTCGAAGTGTCATGTGTCTGCCTCCATACGTACACTGTCAGCCCTTACGTTGCGTGAGGGTCAAGCCGAATGTGCGATGATGTGTTGGATGATTGCAAGGCCACCCGGGCGAGAATGTTGGCATGTAAGCGGGAGATGTGCAAAAATCAACAGGCCGCGCTCTTGCGAGGGCGGCCTGTCTGCTAGGTTATAAAGCGCTATCACTTAAAATATTCAAACAATATAAACAGACGTATTCTTCGAAGCGCCGGCATCGAAGTTATTTCCTCCTGATCCTCTTCCTGATCAAGTCGATGTTCGCCGCCGCCGTTGCGCTGCCAGGGTGGGGGTGGCAGTGCGTCGTCCGAGTGCATGTATCTTCCTAGATTGCAGCTTTCATGAATACTCTCATGAATGAGGGGGGATTCATCCTGTGAAATGCGCTAAAAAGCGTGCGTAAAAATGACTGATTTATTTCATGTTTATATATTTCTGTCTTATGTTGCTGTTAATAAAGCACATTTTACGGTGCGTGGAATTTTTAATTCTGGGGTGTGGCGACGCTGAAAAGTGCAAAAAAATGCGAGTTTTTTGGGTGGGGACAAAATAAAAAAGCCACCGGAGTCCGGTGGCTGTGTGTGGGCGAGACGCTTTAAATCGCTTGCTGCAGTTGATCCAGAATGGCTGGGTTTTCTAGTGTCGAGGTATCCTGCGTAATCGTCTCGCCGCGTGCGATGGACCGCAGCAGACGACGCATGATTTTCCCAGAACGTGTTTTGGGTAGATTCTCGCCAAAACGGATATCGTCTGGTTGCGCAATTTTGCCGATTTCATGGGCCACCCATGTCTTCAGTTCATCTGCCACCTTCTTGGCATCCGCGCCCATCGGACGTGCACCCTTGAGTACCACGAACGCAACTACTGCTTCGCCCTTGATCTCATGCGGTTTGCCCACAACTGCGGCTTCCGCGACCAGCGGATTGGCAACCAGCGCAGATTCGATTTCCATGGTGCCCAGACGGTGTCCCGACACATTCAGTACATCGTCGATCCGCCCCATGATCCAGAAGTAGCCGTTTTCGTCACGATTAGCCGAGTCACCTGCCAGATAGTACTGACCGTTGAATTCTTCCGGGAAATAGGTCTTCTTGTAGCGATCGGCATCCCCCCAGATCGTGCGTACCAGGCTTGGGAACGGGCGCTTGATAACCAAGATCCCACCTTTACCGGGTTCGACTGTGGCGCCGGATTCATCAACGATGTCTGCCATGATGCCGGGCAGCGGGAGCGTACAGGAACCCGGTTTGGTCGCCACTGCACCTGGCAGGGGGGCAATCATGGCGCTTCCGGTTTCAGTTTGCCACCAGGTGTCCACAATCGGGCAGCGGCCGCCGCCAACCACTTCGTGATACCAGATCCAGGCCTCCGGATTAATCGGCTCGCCCACCGTGCCCAGCAGGCGCAACGAACTCAGATCATGCTGTTTTGGTAGATCGGCACCCAGCTTGATCAGTGAACGGATCGCTGTCGGTGCGGTGTAGAAAATCGTGACTTTGTGGCGGGCAATCATTTCCCAGAAACGATTGGCATCGGGGTAGGTTGGTACGCCTTCGAAAATAACCTGCGTGGCGCCATTGGCCAGGGGGCCGTAGCAAACATAGCTGTGACCGGTAATCCAGCCCACGTCGGCGGTACACCAGAAGACGTCATCACCCTTGTGATCGAATACCCAGCGGAAGCTGTTGGCTGCGCCCAGCAAATAGCCTGCCGAAGAGTGCTGGATACCCTTTGGCTTGCCGGTGGAGCCGGATGTATACAGGATGAACAGTGGGTCTTCGGCATTGATCCATTCTGGTTCGCATTGTGCCGCTTGTGTAGCGGTAAGTTCGTGCCACCAGATATCGCGTCCTGCATCCCACGCGGTTGTATTGGCGGTACGCTGGAATACGACAACCTTGTTAACAGATTCACAACCACCGAGCGCAATGGCTTCGTCTACCACTGCCTTGAGTGGCACAGCTTTGCCGCCGCGCAGGCTTTCGTTTGCGGTGATGACGGCAACGGCTCCTGCATCGTTGATGCGTTCCTGCAGGCTCTTTGCCGAGAAGCCACCGAATACGACTGAATGAATCGCACCGATCCGTGCACAGGATTGCATGGCGACAACGGCTTCCACGCCCATCGGCATGTACACCACTACACGGTCGCCCTTTTTGACGCCGAGTGATTTCAGGCCATTGGCAAACTGGCACACCTTGGCATGCAATTCCTTGTACGTTACCTTGGTGACGGCGCCATCATCCGCTTCGAAGATGATCGCTGTCTTGTCGCCCTTGGTATCGAGATGACGATCCAGACAGTTGTAGCTGACATTCAGTTCGCCATCGGCAAACCATTTGAAAAAGGGACGATTGCTTTCGTCGAGTACCTGAGTGTAGGGCTTGTGCCAGGTCAGCATTTCGCGGGCGATTTCGTCCCAGAAGCCCTCGTAGTTGGCGGTCGCCTTTTCACACAGCGTGTTGTAACCCTCAATACCGGACACCTTGGCATTCAGACGGAAATCGTCAGTCGGCGGGAATACGCGGTTTTCCTTGAGTACAGATTCGAGCGTGGACATGTTTATCTCCTGAGAGGCGGGTCGCGGAGGGCGACCCGCCGTCATGCGGCGGGTGCCGTCGAGTTATGGACAATCAAATTGCGGGTGCTTAGTGCTTGGAGGCACCTTCGGCACCAATGCCGGTCATCGAGCGAACGAACTGCGCTTCGAAGGCGTCTGCTTCGTCCTGAGCGCGCTTGCTCTTATCGGTGATCGAGAACAGCCAGGTGAACAGGAAGGCGGCAGTCATCGAGAAGATAGCCGGATTCTTGTACGGGAAGAGTTCGCTACCCTTTGCGTGACCCATCACGTCAACCCAGATGGCCGGGCCCATGATGATCAGCACAACAGCCATGATCAGGCCGATTGCACCGCCGATGACGGCACCACGGGTGGTCAGACCCTTCCAGAACATGCTCAGCACCAGCACCGGGAAGTTGGCAGACGCGGCAATCGAGAAGGCCAGACCCACCATGAAGGCGACGTTCTGCTTTTCGAACATGATACCCAGCAGAATGGCGATGACACCGAGTGCCAGTGTGGAAATCTTGGATACCATGACTTCCTTGCCTTCGTCATGCTGGCCGCGGGCAAACACATTGGCGTACAAGTCGTGGCTGATGGCAGATGCGCCGGACAGTGTCAGACCGGATACCACCGCCAGAATCGTTGCGAAGGCCACGGCAGAGATAAAGCCGTAGAACAGATCGCCACCCACAGCATGCGCCAGATGAACCGCTGCCATATTATTGCCACCCAGCAACTTACCGGCTGCATCTTTAAATGCAGGGTTGGTACTGACCAGCATGATGGCGCCAAAGCCGATGATGAAGGTGAGGATGTAGAAGTAACCAATGAAACCGGTTGCGTAGAACACCGACTTGCGGGCTTCCTTTGCATCACCCACGGTAAAGAAGCGCATCAGGATGTGTGGCAGACCGGCGGTACCGAACATCAGGGCAATACCCAGCGAGATCGCGTCGATTGCGCTCTTGGTGTTGACGGTCTTGTCGTTGAAGTTGCCCGGAGCCATGATGTTGGCTTTGGCGGCCTTGCCTGCGTCTTCGCCCAGCTTCTTGGCTTTTTCGCCCAGTTCCTTGGCGTCGGCGGCATTGGCGGTCGCAGCGGCGTCAGCTTTGGCTTTGGCATCCTGTGCTTTGACTTGCAGAGCGGCAGCCTGAGTCTTCTTTACTTCAACCGACTTGGCAAACATGGCTTCCGGGCTGAATCCGACGGATGCCAGCACCATGACGGCGATAAAGGTCGCACCGCACAGCAGCATGATCGCTTTGATGATCTGCACCCAGGTGGTGGCCAGCATGCCGCCAAACATCACATAGAGCACCATCAGTACGCCGACGGCAACCACGGCCAGATTGTATTCCAGACCGAAGAGCAGCTTGATCAGCTGACCTGCGCCCACCATCTGGGCAATCAGGTACAGCGCAACCACAACCAGTGTGCCGGTTGCGGCCAGTGTACGAATCGGACCCTGTGCCAGACGATAGCTGGCGACATCGGCAAAGGTATACTTACCGAGGTTACGCAGGCGCTCAGCTACCAGAAACAGAATCACAGGCCAGCCGACCAGAAAACCGATGGAGTAGATCAGGCCGTCGTAGCCCTTTTCGTACACCATGGCGGAAATGCCCAGGAAGGAGGCAGCGGACATATAGTCACCCGCGATGGCCAGACCATTCTGGAAGCCGGTAATGCCACCGCCTGCGGTGTAGAAGTCCTTGGCAGATTTGGTACGGCCAGCCGCCCACTTGGTGATGTACAGTGTGAGTGCCACAAATACGAGGAACATGACGATGGCAGACACGTTGACGGCCTGCTTTTCAGTCTGACCAGCCAGTGCATCGGCCAGTACCATGCCGGGCGCTATCATCCCGGCAAGCGCCATGGCGGCGCGTTGCGTGTAGTTGGCTTTCATTTGCGTGTCTCCTCGACGACTTGGCGTGTCAGATCATCAAATTCGCTATTGGCGCGCTTGACGTAGAAACCTGTGAGTACGAAGGCGGACAAAATAACACCTACGCCAACCGGAATGCCGATGGTCATGGTGCTGCCTTCTGACACCGGGGTGCCGAGAAATTGCGGATTAAACGCAATCAGCAGGATGAAGCCGTAGTAAATGAACAGCATGATGATGGACAGCGTCCACCCCAGGCTGGTCTTTTTGTGCACCAGTTCAGCGAACTTTGGATTCGCCTTGATGCTTGCGATCAGGTCGTGTTCCATGAGCTTCTCCATTCTTCGGTGATCCGCCTCGCGTATTAATCCCTGGGCGGTGTAGGGTCAATGTATTCTCGGTACGTATGTGCCGACCAATCGCGAATTTGGATATGCCAAATCAGTCATATCAATGTTGCAGGTGCACACGATAGGCTGCATAACAGTTTGAACGAACCTTCATTGCAGAATTGATTGGCGGGATCAGGAAAGCTGATTGGCAGGAAAGCGACAGACGGTCTTGCTGAAGTAGAAATGTATGAATTGAAAAAGCCATTTCATTCTCTTGGCTCTTGCTGTGTGTCGTATGGTATTTAGTCGAACTGAAGCGTTCTCCAGTGCTGAAGCAGTCTTCTGATCGGTGATGCCAACTTAGATACGAGGCAAGTCGTTACACCATTCACATCACTCCCGGCGGGTGAGTACTTTGATTGCGCGGGTGTTCTGTTATGCTGATCTGATAAGCTCAATGAAAGGTTAACCGGGTGCGGACAGGGTGGATTGCATTCGCTGCGTTTTTTATGGCGATTTCTACGGCGCAGACTGCGGAGGTCATCCAGTGGTATGCCGGAGACTTTCCTCCCGGGATCATTTTAAGGGGGCGTGATCAGGGAAAAGGCTATCTTGATCAGATCATGAAGGTGATTCAGGAAGGGTTGCCCGAGTATGAACACCGTATCGTGATTGCCGCGCCCGTCAGAATTTCGCACGATATCACTGTTTATCCGAATGTCTGCATTGCGGGTGCAACCTACTCTGCCGAGCGTGCGCAGTCACGCGTTTTCAGTGATGTCATTTTTAGTTTTCTACCAAGTGGGCTGCTGATTCGTGCGGACAAGCTGGCCTCATTGCGTTCGCTCATGGATGAGGAGGGACGCGTGTCATTACGGCAATTCATTCAATCTAATATAGGTCGGATTGGCGTGATGAATCAGCGCATTTATGGTGGAACAGTTGATCCATTGCTCAATTCGGAAGGTGCACAGCTCGAGCGAATTGATCTCGCATCCGGTGATGATGCGCTGGCCATGCGGGTTGCACTTGGTCGTAATCTTGATGCGGCGCTGACGTATGGTTTCGAGATTACCTGGTTGGGTCGTCAGGATGCGGAAACTGCATCTATGTTGCGATGGTTGCCGGTACAAGAGGAACCCGATGTGATGGCATCCCGGATTTCTTGCTCAAAAAGTGCATTTGGCGAGCGCATTGTCGAGCGTATGAACAGGGTGATACGGACTGCAGGGAATTCAGAGCGATTTCAGCGATTTTATGAAGGATGGCTTGACGATGATTCGGCGCAACGATTGCGTAAATTGATCAAGGCATCCGGTAAAGCAAGGAAATAGGTCACTTATCTAAGTACGCTGCGCTGCAACGCCAGCTCACGATGTGCTGCGGCTAGTTTGAACAGATCTTTAGCACTGGATTCGGGGGGGACTCTGGCGATTAGCGTCTGCATCAGCTGCGCCGTCGCCAGGGCGTCACCTGCAGCTGTATGGCGATGGGCAACGCGGATATTGAGGGCTGCGAGCCAGTCGTCCAGCGTGTGGCAGGTGAGTGCGTGTTCCGGGCAGATTGCTGGCGCCAGATCGGCGAGATCCAGCCATCTTCCGGTTAAGCGCTTGAGGGTGTAGCGATGCAGGGCACGCTTGCAGAGTTCGCGATCAAATGCCGCATGAAACCCTGCCACAACCACGCCGTCTAGCTTCGCCGCAAATGTCTGCATGACCAGCTCCGGTGCGTCGCCATCCAGCTGGCGGCGGCCGCTGATTCCGTGAATGAGAATATTGGCGATGCTGCTGGTGCTGTCCTGGCGCAGCACGTGCTCCATGGCTCGACCCAGATGAATGATCCGGCCTTCAATGGGGACTGCCGCGAGTTCGATCAATTTGTCCCGACGGGGATTCAATCCGCTTGATTCGCAATCAACCACCAGCCAGTGCATGTCCGCAAGCGGGGTGCGCCAGTCACACGGCCTGATGGGGGGGGATAGCCAGGGCAAGAGCCGGTATAGTGATGGCATCATGCGGGCCAGTGCAGATTGAGGCTACGCTGGATGCGCTTGGCTTCCTGCAGGGCTTCTTTCAGAACACGCCGGTCGAGTACTGTGAGCTGATCCGGGCGCACCAGATTGCCGGGGATTTCGCCTCTCGCTATTTCTGCCTGCTGGCAGCGTAGCCGCAGCATTTGCAAGTATTGAAACGCATCTATCCACGATTCGATTCGCGAGGCGGCGATATTCAGGATTGCACCCGCCTGTCGCAGGCGCTCAGTTGTGGCGCTGATACGGATGCCTGCCGCCAGTGCAAAGATACGCGCTGCATCGACAAAAAATACGGTGCCCGCTGCTTTCAAATCAATGACCGCATGACCCTCATGCTGCTGCGTCACAAAGTCGCGTATGAGGCCGAGCGGCGGTTCGTGGAGTAGTGCATTCCGGGTCAGCATCCATAAGAAACGCGGTCGCTCGCGAATACGGGCTTGCATGGACGCGAACAGCGCCTCAGCCAGTACATCATCACCCCAGATTGGGCGGAAATCAAAATAGATGCTGGCCGCCAGCAGGCTATCGGGCGTGCCGTCATCTACCCAGCTTGCAAATTGGTTTTCCCATTCGTCCAGGCTCAGGCAGCAGGCCGGATTCATGGCCATGATATTGCCTTTGCATAACGGTATGCCGCAGCGGTCGAGAATATGATTGATGGTGGCGCATACAGGTAGCAGTGTTGTGCGTATCACGTCTGCAGATTCCCCGGTCGGACAGCTAAAGATCAATCCGTTGTCCTGATCGGTTGCGAGGGTTTGTTCTTGCCGTCCCTCGCTGCCGAAAACCAGCCACGTCAGCTGCATACCTTGAGCCCGTAGCGGCTCGAGATGCTGCTCGATGATACGTGCGGATAATCGATCATGGAGCGTGGCGGTCAACCGGGCCAGTGGCTCGGCTGCCAGACCTTGCGCCAGCAGATTGACGCCCAGCTGGCGGATTTGTTCTGCAACCACGGCATAGGTCTCGGGCGAATCCGCCTGCTCCAGCTGGCGCTCGATGCTGCCCAGACTGACACGCTGCAGGCCGAACAGGTCGCGCTCCGACACCATACCCAGCAATCTTCCCTGTTCGATCACGGGGATGTGGCGTATCCGATGCTGTGCCATGGAAAGCGCAGCATCGGTGGCAAGTGCATCCGGTGAGAGTGAAATCAAGGGGCTGTTCATGTACTGCGAAATGGGGGCGTTCAGATCCGCCTGCGACAGCACCGTGCGTAACAGATCCTGCAGCGTGTAGATGCCATGAGCGATGCCTTGGCCATCCACAATCAGGATCGAGCCAATGCGTGCGGCTTGCATCTGTTGCAGCGCAGTCAGTAAGGGTGTGTCAGGCGCGCAACTAATCGGCTGCGTCATGATCTGCCCGATGGTGGTACTCAGCGCAGCGTGCCGGCTATCAAGTGATAGCGTGGCCTGCAGTTCCTGTCTGGATCGCAGTAGCAGATGGCCGATCCGGTTCAGGCAATAGTCTGCAAAAGCGGGGCTTTGCTGGCGCAATGCTTCAACTGTGGCACCCGGCAATCGATACAGGAATGTATCTTCCAGTGCTTCCATGGTAGCGGCAGCGCTCTGGTCGGTGAGAATTGCACCGAGTGGAAACAGGTCGCCTTTGGTGTATTCATGAATTTCATTGTCGCTGTAGCGACTGCCAACGCGCCCTTCTTTGATCAGAAAAAGGTAGGGAATCGCCTGTCCGGCTTGATACACCGTCGTGCCCGCCGGGAAATAGGCAAGCTCCGCCTGTTCTGCCAGTTGACGCAGTGTTGCGCGCTCCATGTGGTCAAATGGGGCGGTATGGGCAAACTCGTCACAGAACGCTTCGATCAGGCTGAGGGCGGTCATGAATGCTCCGGGCTGATATCAAATAACCAGCATAATGGCTCCACGTGCAAGGTGTTTGCCTATGATCAAACAGGTCAATCCTTTTATATAAGGGTCGACGGCTGTCTGGAATGACATTAACCTGTCGGGATAAGCATAAGCGCGCACGGCGTAGCACGGCAAGCCAGTGGCCGTGATGCAAACAAAAACAGGGAGACACAACGTGGAAATCTACCAGTTGCGAACCTTCGTAACGGTGGCTCAGCAGGGGCACCTGACTCAGGCAGCCGAAATCCTGCACCTTAGCCAGCCTGCAGTGACAGCACAGATCAAGGCGCTGGAAGAAGAGACAGGCGTGGCCTTGTTTTCCCGCACACCCAGCGGCGTAACGCTGACCGAGGCGGGGCAGATGCTATTGGGTGATGCCGAGCGCATCATCGAAGTGAGCCGGGACATGCTTAATCATGCTCGCTCACTGAAGGGGCAGCTTTCCGGCAAGTTGCGCGTGGGTACCATCCTGACGCCCGAAGTGTTGCGTATGGGGCAATGGTTGCGCGCACTCAAGTCAGATTATCCCTTACTGCAGATTGCAACCTCGCAAGGTGTAAGCGGTGCCGTGCTCAATGCGGTTCGCAAACATGAGGTGGATGCAGGATTCTTTATCGGTCGCAATCCCTATCAGAATGTCCATACCACGCCATTGAGTGAAGAGCGTCTCATCGTTGTGGGGCCAAAAGAGTGGGCGCAACGGCTTGATGGCTGCGACTGGCGCGAATTAGGGCGGCAGCCGTGGGTGGGGGCGAGTCAGTTTTCCATGCTCTCTAAAGTGCACGCTGAAATCTGGCGCGAGCACAACATCACCCCGAAAAAGGTATTCGATATCGATCAGGAGCAAGCCATGCTTGCCTGTGTCGAGGCCGGGCTGGGTCTGTGCGCATTGCGCGAGGATCTGGTCAGGCCGTCAATTGAAGCTGGCCGGACATTTGCATGGGGCGATTCGGGTGCCAGTGTCTGGCTGAGCTTTATCTACCAGGCGGATAGCGAAGGTGACTTGCTGGTGATGGCGCTCAAGCGCACCCTGCAACGTGTGTGGGGCTTGAGTGATCAGGCTGATGTCTGAGGGCGGCTGACGATCCAGTCAGCCATGGCCTGCTGAATGGCATCCACTTCACCGAGTGCATCGCTCATGGTGATCGACAGCCCTGAATGTTGCGCCATCAGTTCGGCTACCTGTGCCGGTAAATCTCGCTTGAGATGTGCGCCGCGTGCAATAAAACAGGGCACAATCTCAATGGCAGAGCAGTGTTGTCCGATTAGACGTGCCACACTGTCAGCCAGTGTAGGTTGCATCAATTCGAGATAGGCGAGTTCGACCGGTGCGTCCGTGCGGCTTGCGACGGCTGCTTTGAGTGCTTCCAGTGGTAATGCCCAGAGCGGATCTCGGGCGCCATGGGCAAACAGAATGATGCCTTTTTTCATGT encodes the following:
- a CDS encoding DUF485 domain-containing protein gives rise to the protein MEHDLIASIKANPKFAELVHKKTSLGWTLSIIMLFIYYGFILLIAFNPQFLGTPVSEGSTMTIGIPVGVGVILSAFVLTGFYVKRANSEFDDLTRQVVEETRK
- a CDS encoding CBS domain-containing protein — encoded protein: MTALSLIEAFCDEFAHTAPFDHMERATLRQLAEQAELAYFPAGTTVYQAGQAIPYLFLIKEGRVGSRYSDNEIHEYTKGDLFPLGAILTDQSAAATMEALEDTFLYRLPGATVEALRQQSPAFADYCLNRIGHLLLRSRQELQATLSLDSRHAALSTTIGQIMTQPISCAPDTPLLTALQQMQAARIGSILIVDGQGIAHGIYTLQDLLRTVLSQADLNAPISQYMNSPLISLSPDALATDAALSMAQHRIRHIPVIEQGRLLGMVSERDLFGLQRVSLGSIERQLEQADSPETYAVVAEQIRQLGVNLLAQGLAAEPLARLTATLHDRLSARIIEQHLEPLRAQGMQLTWLVFGSEGRQEQTLATDQDNGLIFSCPTGESADVIRTTLLPVCATINHILDRCGIPLCKGNIMAMNPACCLSLDEWENQFASWVDDGTPDSLLAASIYFDFRPIWGDDVLAEALFASMQARIRERPRFLWMLTRNALLHEPPLGLIRDFVTQQHEGHAVIDLKAAGTVFFVDAARIFALAAGIRISATTERLRQAGAILNIAASRIESWIDAFQYLQMLRLRCQQAEIARGEIPGNLVRPDQLTVLDRRVLKEALQEAKRIQRSLNLHWPA
- a CDS encoding cation acetate symporter: MKANYTQRAAMALAGMIAPGMVLADALAGQTEKQAVNVSAIVMFLVFVALTLYITKWAAGRTKSAKDFYTAGGGITGFQNGLAIAGDYMSAASFLGISAMVYEKGYDGLIYSIGFLVGWPVILFLVAERLRNLGKYTFADVASYRLAQGPIRTLAATGTLVVVALYLIAQMVGAGQLIKLLFGLEYNLAVVAVGVLMVLYVMFGGMLATTWVQIIKAIMLLCGATFIAVMVLASVGFSPEAMFAKSVEVKKTQAAALQVKAQDAKAKADAAATANAADAKELGEKAKKLGEDAGKAAKANIMAPGNFNDKTVNTKSAIDAISLGIALMFGTAGLPHILMRFFTVGDAKEARKSVFYATGFIGYFYILTFIIGFGAIMLVSTNPAFKDAAGKLLGGNNMAAVHLAHAVGGDLFYGFISAVAFATILAVVSGLTLSGASAISHDLYANVFARGQHDEGKEVMVSKISTLALGVIAILLGIMFEKQNVAFMVGLAFSIAASANFPVLVLSMFWKGLTTRGAVIGGAIGLIMAVVLIIMGPAIWVDVMGHAKGSELFPYKNPAIFSMTAAFLFTWLFSITDKSKRAQDEADAFEAQFVRSMTGIGAEGASKH
- a CDS encoding 3'-5' exonuclease — translated: MMPSLYRLLPWLSPPIRPCDWRTPLADMHWLVVDCESSGLNPRRDKLIELAAVPIEGRIIHLGRAMEHVLRQDSTSSIANILIHGISGRRQLDGDAPELVMQTFAAKLDGVVVAGFHAAFDRELCKRALHRYTLKRLTGRWLDLADLAPAICPEHALTCHTLDDWLAALNIRVAHRHTAAGDALATAQLMQTLIARVPPESSAKDLFKLAAAHRELALQRSVLR
- a CDS encoding TIGR02285 family protein, yielding MAISTAQTAEVIQWYAGDFPPGIILRGRDQGKGYLDQIMKVIQEGLPEYEHRIVIAAPVRISHDITVYPNVCIAGATYSAERAQSRVFSDVIFSFLPSGLLIRADKLASLRSLMDEEGRVSLRQFIQSNIGRIGVMNQRIYGGTVDPLLNSEGAQLERIDLASGDDALAMRVALGRNLDAALTYGFEITWLGRQDAETASMLRWLPVQEEPDVMASRISCSKSAFGERIVERMNRVIRTAGNSERFQRFYEGWLDDDSAQRLRKLIKASGKARK